The Halogeometricum rufum genome has a segment encoding these proteins:
- a CDS encoding Rieske (2Fe-2S) protein produces MSSTDRFREVVSLSDLERDGRVQASVDGRALAVFYHEGEIRAVDNRCPHMGFPLSEGSVEDGVLTCHWHHARFELSCGDTFDPWADDVQTFPVEVRDGTVYVDPHPEPDEPPADHWTRRLDDGLEQNLRLVVAKSAIGLVDAGVSADDVVERGVRFGARYRESGWGPGLTILAAMRNVLPDLREADRKRALYQGLVHVGDDCAGEPPRFDQDPFETTDVSFDRLTEWFRENVEVRDADGAERVLRTAIANGADDARLATMLAAAATDHRYLNTGHTLDFVNKACEALDHVGWDHADAVLPSLVEGMATAARAEEQSSWRQPVDLAAMLDETFADLDSLVAAGEGSAWSAPEGFTETLLAEDPETVLAALEDAIRAGASVEALAREVAFAAATRVARFATVNEFSDWNTVHHTFTYANAVHQLARRTGATELYRGVFDAATNVYLDRFLNTPPAPLPDPASGAGADPADHLDALVETFEREGEVNEAGRRAAHYLDCGGDVDRLRERLGEALLREDAGFHTYQALEAGFTQAALRDDPAETRTLLVAVARYLGAHFPTRREREQTFTIAARLHRGEKIHEASSAE; encoded by the coding sequence ATGAGTTCGACCGACCGGTTCCGCGAAGTCGTCTCGCTCTCCGACCTCGAACGCGACGGGCGCGTACAGGCGTCCGTCGACGGGCGGGCACTCGCCGTCTTCTACCACGAGGGGGAGATTCGCGCGGTGGACAACCGCTGTCCCCACATGGGGTTTCCCCTGTCGGAGGGGAGCGTCGAGGACGGTGTCCTCACCTGCCACTGGCACCACGCGCGGTTCGAACTCTCCTGCGGCGACACGTTCGACCCGTGGGCCGACGACGTGCAGACGTTCCCCGTCGAGGTGCGCGACGGCACCGTCTACGTCGACCCGCACCCCGAACCGGACGAACCGCCCGCCGACCACTGGACCCGCCGACTCGACGACGGGTTAGAGCAGAACCTCCGCCTCGTCGTCGCCAAGTCGGCCATCGGCCTCGTCGACGCGGGCGTCTCCGCAGACGACGTCGTCGAACGCGGCGTCCGCTTCGGCGCGCGCTACCGCGAGAGCGGGTGGGGCCCCGGTCTGACCATCCTCGCGGCGATGCGGAACGTCCTCCCCGACCTGCGCGAGGCGGACCGAAAGCGCGCGCTGTATCAGGGACTCGTCCACGTCGGCGACGACTGCGCGGGCGAACCGCCCCGGTTCGACCAGGACCCGTTCGAGACGACGGACGTGTCGTTCGACCGCCTGACCGAGTGGTTCCGCGAGAACGTCGAGGTCCGCGACGCCGACGGTGCGGAACGGGTCCTCAGGACCGCCATCGCCAACGGCGCGGACGACGCACGCCTCGCGACGATGCTGGCCGCGGCGGCGACGGACCACCGCTACCTGAACACCGGCCACACGCTCGACTTCGTCAACAAGGCCTGCGAGGCCCTCGACCACGTCGGCTGGGACCACGCCGACGCCGTCCTCCCGAGTCTGGTCGAGGGGATGGCGACGGCCGCCCGCGCCGAGGAGCAGTCGTCGTGGCGACAGCCAGTCGACCTCGCGGCGATGCTGGACGAGACGTTCGCGGACCTCGATTCGCTCGTCGCCGCCGGGGAGGGGTCGGCGTGGTCCGCGCCCGAGGGGTTCACCGAGACGCTCCTCGCGGAAGACCCCGAGACCGTTCTCGCGGCCCTCGAAGACGCGATTCGCGCGGGGGCGTCGGTCGAAGCGCTCGCCCGCGAGGTGGCGTTCGCCGCCGCGACGCGCGTGGCGCGGTTCGCGACGGTCAACGAGTTCTCCGACTGGAACACCGTCCACCACACGTTCACCTACGCGAACGCCGTCCACCAGTTGGCTCGCCGGACGGGGGCGACCGAACTCTACCGCGGCGTGTTCGACGCCGCCACGAACGTCTACCTCGACCGCTTCCTCAACACGCCGCCCGCACCGCTCCCCGACCCGGCGTCCGGGGCCGGGGCGGACCCGGCGGACCACCTCGACGCCCTCGTCGAGACGTTCGAGCGGGAGGGGGAGGTGAACGAGGCGGGCCGCCGCGCCGCCCACTACCTCGACTGCGGCGGCGACGTGGACCGCCTCCGCGAGCGACTCGGCGAAGCGCTCCTCCGCGAGGACGCCGGCTTCCACACGTATCAGGCGCTGGAAGCCGGGTTCACGCAGGCGGCGCTCAGGGACGACCCCGCCGAAACGCGGACGCTCCTCGTCGCCGTCGCGCGCTACCTCGGCGCGCACTTCCCGACGCGGCGGGAACGCGAGCAGACGTTCACCATCGCCGCGCGCCTCCACCGCGGCGAGAAGATTCACGAGGCGTCGAGCGCGGAGTAG
- a CDS encoding CehA/McbA family metallohydrolase produces MSLTVRIDPHVHSDASYDAHDPVELILEQAAEIGLDAVVITDHDVIHESIRAAELAPMYGLVGIPGVEVSTADGHLLCLGVREMPPRRAPMKETVEWVRDRGGVAIVPHPFQRSRHGVRKKRLRGVDPDAIEVYNSWLFTGWKNRRARRFAQSGGYPGVAGSDAHKVGYVGRAYTEIDIPDVRRPELTTDVVLDAVRDGATRVEGRRTPIPTSARHYAGAGVRKSGYVAKQGAVKSGSVAKTGVVQAAQLLYRVSPFSR; encoded by the coding sequence GTGTCTCTCACCGTCCGAATCGACCCCCACGTTCACTCCGACGCGTCGTACGACGCGCACGACCCCGTGGAGCTGATACTGGAACAGGCCGCCGAAATCGGTCTCGACGCCGTCGTCATCACCGACCACGACGTCATCCACGAGTCGATTCGCGCGGCGGAACTGGCCCCGATGTACGGGCTGGTCGGCATCCCCGGGGTGGAGGTGTCGACGGCGGACGGTCACCTCCTCTGCCTCGGCGTCCGGGAGATGCCGCCGCGCCGCGCGCCGATGAAGGAGACGGTGGAGTGGGTCCGTGACCGCGGCGGCGTCGCCATCGTCCCGCACCCCTTCCAGCGGAGTCGCCACGGCGTCCGGAAGAAGCGGCTTCGCGGGGTCGACCCCGACGCCATCGAGGTGTACAACTCGTGGCTGTTCACGGGGTGGAAGAACCGCCGCGCACGCCGGTTCGCCCAGTCCGGCGGCTATCCGGGCGTCGCCGGCAGCGACGCGCACAAGGTGGGGTACGTCGGCCGCGCGTACACCGAGATAGACATCCCGGACGTGCGCCGTCCGGAACTCACGACGGACGTGGTCCTCGACGCCGTCCGCGACGGCGCGACGCGCGTCGAGGGTCGACGGACGCCCATCCCGACGAGCGCCCGCCACTACGCCGGCGCCGGCGTCAGAAAGAGCGGCTACGTCGCGAAGCAGGGCGCGGTCAAGAGCGGGTCGGTCGCCAAGACGGGCGTCGTGCAGGCCGCGCAACTGCTCTACCGCGTCTCTCCCTTCTCGCGGTAG